Proteins from one Leptonema illini DSM 21528 genomic window:
- the fba gene encoding class II fructose-1,6-bisphosphate aldolase, with protein sequence MPLQSPGLMFRKALNFRYAVGAFNVNNMEMLQGIVEAARALRSPVILQVSAGARKYAGHDYLVKMVEAAATTDVPIALHLDHGADFEICKAAIDGGFNSVMIDGSHHGFEENIRLTRRVVDYADERGVFVEAELGQLAGVEDDVSAEHSVFTDPDQAVEFVHRTGCHSLAVAIGTSHGAYKFKGAARLDFERLSRIHTLMPGYPLVLHGASSVPAALIEEANRYGAKIEDAQGIPEEMLREATTMGVAKINIDTDLRLAAVMALRRAMAGNPAEFDPRKFFGPVRDAIREIVQHKMKNVLGSAGRADDVIGAAS encoded by the coding sequence ATGCCACTTCAATCGCCCGGACTGATGTTTCGTAAGGCTTTAAATTTCCGCTACGCCGTCGGAGCCTTCAACGTGAATAATATGGAGATGCTGCAGGGTATCGTCGAGGCGGCGCGGGCTCTGCGTTCGCCCGTGATCTTGCAGGTTTCGGCCGGTGCGCGCAAATACGCCGGCCATGACTATCTGGTGAAGATGGTGGAGGCGGCCGCGACGACCGACGTGCCCATCGCCCTGCATCTTGATCATGGCGCCGATTTCGAGATATGCAAGGCTGCCATCGACGGAGGCTTTAATTCGGTGATGATCGACGGATCGCATCATGGTTTCGAAGAGAACATCCGGCTAACGCGACGCGTCGTTGATTATGCCGATGAGCGCGGCGTGTTTGTAGAGGCGGAGCTCGGCCAGCTTGCCGGCGTCGAGGACGACGTATCGGCCGAGCACAGCGTCTTTACAGATCCTGATCAGGCCGTGGAGTTTGTTCATCGAACCGGATGTCATTCGCTTGCCGTCGCCATCGGAACGAGTCACGGCGCATATAAGTTCAAAGGAGCGGCTCGTCTGGATTTCGAACGGTTGAGCCGGATTCATACGCTCATGCCGGGTTATCCGCTTGTGCTGCACGGCGCTTCGTCGGTACCGGCTGCCCTCATCGAAGAAGCGAACCGATACGGAGCGAAAATCGAAGACGCACAGGGCATTCCCGAAGAGATGCTGCGAGAAGCGACGACGATGGGAGTGGCGAAGATCAACATCGACACCGACCTGCGTCTTGCAGCCGTGATGGCGCTGCGTCGTGCGATGGCGGGTAACCCGGCGGAGTTTGATCCGCGCAAGTTTTTCGGTCCGGTGCGCGACGCCATCCGCGAGATCGTGCAGCATAAGATGAAGAACGTACTCGGAAGCGCCGGTCGCGCCGATGACGTTATCGGAGCGGCGTCATGA
- the rpe gene encoding ribulose-phosphate 3-epimerase → MNAAMLAPSILSADLTRLRDQIIAVEKGGADLLHVDIMDGHFVPNMTFGPNIVRALKSISNLPLDVHLMIERPENYVDEFIEAGASIVSVHYEATVHLHRLVQRIRSKGAKAGVALNPATPVSVLEEILPDLDMVLLMSVNPGFGGQKFIPASAAKVEKLRAMCDRLGVNPLIEMDGGIGVDNAKDLRRAGVDVFVAGNAVFGAPQIAATVDLLRTLIQANQPVQQPVEVR, encoded by the coding sequence ATGAACGCGGCAATGCTTGCGCCTTCCATCCTGTCGGCCGATCTAACGCGGCTTCGCGATCAGATCATCGCCGTCGAGAAAGGCGGCGCCGATCTGCTTCATGTCGACATCATGGACGGACATTTTGTGCCGAACATGACGTTCGGGCCCAATATCGTGCGTGCCCTGAAGTCCATCAGTAATCTGCCGCTTGATGTTCATCTTATGATCGAAAGACCCGAGAACTATGTGGACGAGTTTATCGAAGCGGGAGCGTCGATCGTGAGCGTTCACTATGAGGCGACCGTGCATCTGCATCGTCTGGTGCAGCGCATCCGCTCAAAGGGAGCGAAGGCAGGCGTCGCTCTGAATCCGGCGACTCCGGTCAGCGTGCTCGAAGAGATTTTACCCGATCTCGATATGGTTCTTCTTATGTCTGTGAATCCGGGATTCGGCGGTCAGAAGTTTATCCCGGCATCTGCGGCTAAAGTCGAGAAGCTTCGTGCGATGTGTGATCGACTCGGCGTGAATCCGCTGATCGAGATGGACGGCGGCATCGGTGTGGATAACGCAAAAGACCTGCGCCGGGCCGGAGTGGACGTCTTCGTCGCGGGGAACGCCGTTTTTGGCGCTCCGCAGATTGCGGCGACGGTCGATCTGTTGCGCACGTTGATTCAGGCCAATCAACCCGTCCAGCAGCCGGTGGAGGTGCGATGA